A single region of the Agromyces sp. Leaf222 genome encodes:
- the glgX gene encoding glycogen debranching protein GlgX, translated as MSERDPLHDLGVRTSADGGTVRVWSANATSIELEVFDRADAGWATDRVELVRDEHGVWQGSSAALVHGARYGFRVDGPSGVEHAFNPAQTLLDPYARGLASVGGGSWHGVALEPLTGAGGANADHDGAFDWGGAEKPRVPLDHTVVYEAHVRGFSKLNPAVPEAMRGTYAGLGHDASIEYLTGLGVTTVELLPVQAFLSEHRLKRQGRTNYWGYNTLGFFAPHAPYATAAARANGAGAVRREFADMVRRLHDAGLEVVLDVVYNHTAEEGRQGPTYSFRGIDNAAYYRHDAHGRYVDTTGCGNSLDFGRDEPQRLVLDSMRYFADELQVDGFRLDLAATLGRDDHEAYTPDHPLLQAMLADPVLGASKLIAEPWDVGPGGWQTGNFPRGFIEWNDRYRDRMRDFWLGDLRRERETGDAGSGIGRFATRLAGSSNTFSRERGPLASLNFITAHDGFTLADLTAYDVKHNLGNGEQNRDGTDGNNSYNHGVEGETDDVEVLAARRRSIRNLLGTLLLSAGVPMLTAGDEYGRSQRGNNNAYCQDSDLTWLSWSADDRDAGIEATARRLVHLRRENPAIRPVRFGVFGETTPSASQMDWYTADGETMTIDDWNDPAERTLQYLAASTPEVEEFNRILLVVHAHEAAAEVVLPEHDGVTGYMLLWDSSDEHPVTESSEHLPGERVGVPPQSMLLYRALGEASSAASVAGAAPAAAPGDVSEATTGRI; from the coding sequence ATGTCTGAGCGCGATCCCCTGCACGACCTCGGCGTTCGAACGAGCGCCGACGGCGGAACCGTCCGCGTGTGGTCGGCGAATGCGACCTCGATCGAGCTCGAGGTCTTCGACCGTGCCGACGCCGGATGGGCGACCGACCGGGTCGAACTCGTGCGCGACGAGCACGGCGTCTGGCAGGGCTCGTCGGCCGCGCTGGTGCACGGCGCGCGTTACGGCTTCCGCGTCGACGGCCCTTCGGGTGTCGAGCACGCGTTCAACCCGGCGCAGACCCTGCTCGACCCGTACGCCAGGGGGCTCGCGTCCGTCGGCGGCGGATCGTGGCACGGCGTCGCGCTCGAGCCGCTGACCGGGGCCGGCGGCGCGAACGCCGACCACGACGGCGCGTTCGACTGGGGCGGCGCCGAGAAGCCGCGGGTGCCGCTCGACCACACGGTCGTCTACGAGGCGCATGTGCGCGGCTTCTCGAAGCTGAATCCGGCCGTGCCCGAGGCGATGCGCGGAACCTATGCGGGTCTCGGTCACGACGCCTCGATCGAGTACCTCACAGGCCTCGGCGTCACGACGGTCGAGCTGCTGCCCGTGCAGGCGTTCCTGTCGGAGCACCGGCTGAAGCGCCAGGGCCGCACGAACTACTGGGGCTACAACACGCTCGGGTTCTTCGCGCCGCACGCGCCGTATGCAACGGCCGCCGCCCGCGCGAACGGCGCGGGGGCGGTGCGGCGCGAGTTCGCCGACATGGTGCGCCGTCTGCACGACGCCGGCTTGGAGGTCGTGCTCGACGTCGTCTACAACCACACCGCCGAAGAGGGCCGCCAGGGCCCGACCTACTCGTTCCGCGGCATCGACAACGCGGCGTACTACCGGCACGACGCGCACGGCCGCTACGTCGACACGACCGGATGCGGCAACTCGCTCGACTTCGGGCGCGACGAACCCCAACGGCTCGTGCTCGACTCGATGCGCTACTTCGCCGACGAGCTCCAGGTCGACGGGTTCCGCCTCGACCTCGCCGCGACCCTCGGCCGTGACGACCACGAGGCGTACACGCCCGACCATCCGCTGCTGCAGGCGATGCTCGCCGATCCGGTGCTCGGGGCGTCGAAGCTCATCGCCGAACCGTGGGACGTTGGCCCGGGCGGCTGGCAGACGGGCAACTTCCCGCGTGGGTTCATCGAGTGGAACGACCGCTACCGCGACCGCATGCGCGACTTCTGGCTCGGCGACCTGCGTCGCGAGCGCGAGACCGGCGACGCCGGCAGCGGCATCGGCCGCTTCGCGACGCGTCTCGCGGGCTCCTCGAACACGTTCAGCCGCGAGCGGGGGCCGCTCGCGAGCCTCAACTTCATCACCGCGCACGACGGCTTCACGCTCGCCGACCTGACCGCCTACGACGTCAAGCACAACCTCGGCAACGGCGAGCAGAACCGCGACGGCACCGACGGCAACAACTCCTACAACCACGGCGTCGAGGGCGAGACCGACGACGTCGAGGTGCTCGCGGCGCGTCGGCGCAGCATCCGGAACCTGCTCGGCACCCTGCTGCTCTCGGCGGGCGTGCCCATGCTCACCGCCGGCGACGAGTACGGGCGCTCCCAGCGCGGCAACAACAACGCCTACTGCCAGGACTCCGACCTGACCTGGCTGTCGTGGAGCGCCGACGACCGCGACGCGGGCATCGAGGCGACCGCCCGTCGACTCGTGCACCTGCGCCGCGAGAACCCGGCGATCCGGCCCGTGCGCTTCGGCGTCTTCGGCGAGACGACGCCGAGCGCGTCGCAGATGGACTGGTACACCGCCGACGGCGAGACCATGACCATCGACGACTGGAACGACCCCGCCGAGCGCACGCTGCAGTACCTCGCGGCCTCGACGCCGGAGGTCGAGGAGTTCAACCGCATCCTGCTCGTGGTGCACGCGCACGAGGCGGCGGCCGAGGTCGTGCTGCCCGAGCACGACGGGGTCACGGGCTACATGCTGCTCTGGGACTCGTCCGACGAGCACCCGGTGACGGAGTCGAGCGAGCACCTCCCCGGCGAGCGCGTCGGCGTTCCGCCGCAGTCGATGCTGCTCTACCGCGCATTGGGCGAGGCGTCGAGCGCAGCGTCGGTGGCGGGCGCGGCTCCCGCCGCGGCTCCGGGCGACGTATCCGAGGCGACCACCGGTCGAATCTGA
- a CDS encoding cysteine desulfurase family protein — MAVYLDHAATTPMRPEAIDAMVDAMRLVGNPASIHSAGQHAKRVLEESRERIAATLGVDGIEVVFTGNGTEAVNLAIKGLWWSRQASTPDGSGARRRILVPAGEHHATVDTVEWLATHEGAVVDEVPLDGVGRLRLDVLERLLDEHAASVALVTMLWANNEVGTIQPVAEVARLTAAAGVPLHVDAVSAYGQVPIDVRGIRRDTQAPRGAGLVALSVSAHKIGGPTGIGALVLDRSASLEPLIHGGGQQRKVRSGTQDVAAAAAFAAAAEAVQSALPEDAARMAGLRDRLISGALAAVPGVHLSGDPTADGRLPGNVHLSFDGCEGDSLLFLLDAAGVAVSTGSACQAGVPEPSHVLMAMGRTEADARGALRITLGHDSTDADVEAFLAALPAAHAQAAKAGLAARATSFDR, encoded by the coding sequence ATGGCGGTCTACCTCGACCACGCGGCCACCACCCCCATGCGGCCGGAGGCGATCGACGCCATGGTCGACGCGATGCGGCTGGTCGGCAATCCCGCCTCGATCCACAGCGCCGGGCAGCACGCGAAGCGGGTCCTCGAGGAGTCCCGCGAGCGCATCGCCGCGACCCTCGGCGTCGACGGCATCGAGGTCGTGTTCACCGGCAACGGCACCGAGGCCGTCAACCTCGCGATCAAGGGCCTCTGGTGGAGTCGGCAGGCGAGCACACCAGACGGTTCCGGCGCGCGCCGCCGCATCCTGGTTCCCGCGGGCGAGCACCACGCCACCGTCGACACGGTCGAATGGCTGGCGACCCACGAGGGTGCCGTCGTCGACGAGGTGCCGCTCGACGGGGTCGGACGGCTGCGACTCGACGTGCTCGAGCGACTGCTCGACGAGCACGCGGCATCCGTCGCCCTCGTCACGATGCTCTGGGCCAACAACGAGGTCGGCACGATCCAGCCGGTCGCCGAGGTCGCTCGCCTCACGGCCGCGGCCGGCGTGCCGCTGCACGTCGACGCCGTGTCGGCGTACGGACAGGTGCCGATCGACGTCCGGGGCATCCGTCGCGACACCCAGGCGCCGCGCGGCGCCGGACTCGTCGCGCTCAGCGTCTCGGCGCACAAGATCGGCGGCCCCACCGGCATCGGCGCGCTCGTGCTCGACCGGTCGGCCTCACTCGAACCGCTCATCCACGGCGGCGGTCAGCAGCGCAAGGTGCGCTCGGGCACGCAGGACGTCGCCGCGGCCGCCGCGTTCGCCGCCGCCGCCGAGGCCGTGCAGTCCGCGCTCCCCGAAGACGCAGCACGCATGGCCGGCCTCCGCGACCGGCTCATCAGCGGCGCGCTCGCCGCGGTGCCCGGCGTGCACCTCTCGGGCGACCCGACCGCCGATGGCCGGCTGCCCGGCAACGTGCACCTCTCCTTCGACGGGTGCGAGGGCGACTCCCTGCTGTTCCTGCTCGACGCCGCAGGGGTCGCCGTGTCGACCGGGTCGGCGTGCCAGGCCGGCGTGCCCGAACCCTCCCACGTGCTCATGGCCATGGGTCGCACCGAGGCCGACGCACGGGGCGCCCTGCGCATCACGCTCGGCCACGACTCGACCGACGCCGACGTCGAGGCGTTCCTCGCCGCGCTGCCGGCCGCGCACGCGCAGGCCGCGAAGGCTGGGCTCGCCGCCCGGGCCACGTCGTTCGACCGCTGA
- the mnmA gene encoding tRNA 2-thiouridine(34) synthase MnmA — MKVLAAMSGGVDSAVAAARAVEAGHEVVGVHLALSRMPGTLRTGSRGCCTIEDSMDAQRAANVLGIPYYVWDFSERFKADVVDDFVAEYSAGRTPNPCMRCNERIKFAALLEKALALGFDAVATGHYAKITTDSAGNRELHRASAEAKDQSYVLGVLTAEQLAHAYFPLGDTPTKALVRAEAAERGLSVAQKPDSYDICFIPDGDTKGWLAERVGTATGDIVDRTGAVVGTHEGAHAYTVGQRRGMRLGTPAADGKPRFVLEVRPKDNTVVVGPKEALATALIAGSRYTWAGLAPADPSTEFACEVQIRAHADPVPAVAQVVPDAAGTPEFVVTPEIPLDGVAPGQTAVIYVGTRVLGQFTIDRTVSAVPVGA, encoded by the coding sequence GTGAAGGTTCTTGCAGCGATGAGCGGTGGCGTCGACAGCGCCGTCGCGGCCGCGCGCGCGGTCGAGGCGGGGCACGAGGTCGTCGGCGTGCACCTGGCGCTCAGCCGCATGCCGGGCACCCTGCGCACCGGCAGCCGCGGCTGCTGCACCATCGAGGACTCGATGGACGCCCAGCGTGCGGCGAACGTGCTCGGCATCCCGTACTACGTGTGGGACTTCTCGGAGCGCTTCAAGGCCGACGTCGTCGACGACTTCGTCGCCGAGTACTCCGCGGGCCGCACGCCCAACCCGTGCATGCGCTGCAACGAGCGCATCAAGTTCGCCGCGCTGCTCGAGAAGGCGCTCGCCCTCGGGTTCGACGCCGTCGCAACGGGCCACTACGCCAAGATCACGACCGATTCCGCGGGCAACCGCGAACTGCACCGCGCGAGCGCCGAGGCGAAGGACCAGAGCTACGTGCTCGGGGTGCTCACCGCAGAGCAGCTCGCCCACGCCTACTTCCCGCTCGGCGACACGCCGACGAAGGCGCTCGTGCGCGCCGAGGCCGCCGAGCGCGGCCTGAGCGTCGCGCAGAAGCCCGACTCGTACGACATCTGCTTCATCCCCGACGGCGACACGAAGGGCTGGCTCGCCGAGCGCGTCGGCACCGCGACCGGCGACATCGTCGACCGCACGGGCGCCGTCGTCGGCACCCACGAGGGCGCGCACGCCTACACGGTCGGCCAGCGTCGCGGCATGCGCCTCGGAACCCCCGCGGCCGACGGCAAGCCGCGCTTCGTGCTCGAGGTGCGACCGAAGGACAACACCGTCGTGGTCGGCCCCAAGGAGGCCCTCGCGACCGCGCTCATCGCCGGCTCCCGCTACACCTGGGCCGGGCTCGCGCCGGCCGACCCGTCGACGGAGTTCGCGTGCGAGGTGCAGATCCGCGCGCATGCCGATCCCGTTCCCGCAGTTGCACAGGTCGTGCCGGATGCCGCGGGCACGCCGGAGTTCGTCGTGACGCCCGAGATCCCGCTCGACGGGGTCGCCCCCGGGCAGACCGCCGTGATCTACGTCGGCACGCGGGTGTTGGGCCAGTTCACGATCGACCGCACCGTCAGTGCGGTGCCCGTCGGGGCGTAG
- a CDS encoding aminoglycoside 3'-phosphotransferase — translation MTRELAGVPDEAVTVPDAVEAFASGGSITPVWRNTAGGLTFRVERPAAAGGSCFVKWNPNGTGESLADEERRLSWLRGRIAAPRVVASGHDERGEWLATEAIDAASAVSAAWSARADVAARAMGTGLRRLHDAVDPDECPFDWSVAARIAVAEDSWLVVPPHLRDAPPIDRLVVCHGDPCAPNTLIDVRGAFAGIVDVARLGVADRWADLAVGSWSLEWNFGGGSEPAFFEAYGIEPDAERIAYYRALWDAT, via the coding sequence GTGACGCGTGAGCTCGCCGGCGTTCCCGACGAGGCGGTGACGGTGCCCGACGCGGTCGAGGCGTTCGCCTCCGGCGGGTCGATCACGCCCGTCTGGCGCAACACGGCGGGCGGGCTGACGTTCCGGGTCGAGCGCCCCGCCGCCGCGGGCGGTTCCTGCTTCGTCAAGTGGAATCCGAACGGCACGGGGGAGTCGCTCGCCGACGAGGAGCGACGTCTCTCGTGGCTTCGCGGCCGCATCGCCGCCCCGCGGGTCGTGGCGTCCGGTCACGACGAGCGCGGCGAGTGGCTCGCGACCGAGGCGATCGACGCGGCATCCGCGGTCTCGGCCGCCTGGTCGGCACGAGCGGATGTCGCGGCGCGCGCCATGGGCACCGGACTGCGGCGCCTGCACGACGCCGTCGACCCCGATGAATGCCCGTTCGACTGGTCGGTCGCCGCTCGCATCGCGGTCGCGGAGGACTCCTGGCTCGTCGTGCCGCCGCACCTGCGCGACGCGCCGCCCATCGACCGGCTCGTGGTCTGCCACGGCGACCCCTGCGCGCCGAACACCCTCATCGACGTGCGCGGGGCGTTCGCGGGCATCGTCGATGTGGCGAGGCTCGGCGTCGCCGACCGCTGGGCCGACCTCGCCGTCGGCAGCTGGAGCCTCGAGTGGAACTTCGGCGGCGGTTCCGAGCCCGCATTCTTCGAGGCCTACGGCATCGAGCCCGACGCCGAGCGCATCGCCTACTACCGAGCGCTCTGGGACGCGACCTGA
- the ligA gene encoding NAD-dependent DNA ligase LigA — protein MSEIPAETDVPADFEAARAEADALTARIEGARLAYYGDGDSPLSDAEYDADFHRLEALERFFPELAGQDSPTQQVGAAIVTAGFPEHEHAERMLSLDNVFSIEEFREWAAKAEASAGRRVHWLSELKIDGLAISLAYRDGVLETATTRGDGRVGEDITENVDLIPVIPRRLEGSGYPGFFEVRGEVFLRSADFEALNERQHELQAAFETEWVAKGRPADAIPTRYAEFANARNTAAGSLRQRRENKSETDLVLMRERLGRLSLYLHGIGAWAHPDVAAQSEIYGLLASWGLPVSPHSRVFGSVDEVAGYIADRGEHRHDVEHEIDGIVVKIDELELHDELGATSRAPRWAIAYKYPPEEVHTKLLDIVVGVGRTGRATPYAVMEPVKVAGSTVRQATLHNQQVVRAKGVLIGDTVVLRKAGDVIPEILGAVEQLRDGNEVEWHMPEVCPECGTPLRAMKEGDIDLRCPNAESCPAQVRGRVEHIGSRGGLDIEALGEVTAAALTQPSFPAEPPLPTEARLFELTLDELVPIEVVVRDAETGEAKLDEATGEPVRRAPFQKVRITYPPGTETLTPAERRSAGVKKDFREVGPSEAATKLLAELEKAKTKPLWRLIVSLNIRHVGPVAARALADWFGSLESVRAATRDELAEVDGVGGIIADSLLEWFEVEWHREIIDRWTAAGVKWQTDGHPGPGAAAAAGGVLAGLTVVATGSLEGFTREGAQEAIINAGGKAASSVSKKTDFVAAGPGAGSKLAKAEELGLRVLDAAQFAILVTQGPAALDE, from the coding sequence GTGAGCGAGATCCCCGCCGAGACCGACGTGCCCGCAGACTTCGAGGCGGCCCGTGCCGAAGCCGATGCGCTCACCGCGCGCATCGAGGGCGCGCGACTCGCCTACTACGGCGATGGCGACTCGCCGCTCTCCGACGCCGAGTACGACGCCGACTTCCACCGGCTCGAGGCGCTCGAGCGGTTCTTCCCCGAACTCGCCGGGCAGGACAGCCCAACGCAGCAGGTCGGCGCCGCCATCGTCACGGCCGGGTTCCCCGAGCACGAGCACGCCGAACGCATGCTCAGCCTCGACAACGTCTTCTCGATCGAGGAGTTCCGCGAGTGGGCGGCCAAGGCCGAGGCCTCCGCCGGGCGTCGCGTGCACTGGCTCAGCGAGCTGAAGATCGACGGACTCGCGATCAGCCTCGCCTATCGCGACGGCGTGCTCGAGACCGCGACCACCCGCGGCGACGGACGGGTCGGCGAGGACATCACCGAGAACGTCGACCTCATCCCGGTGATCCCGCGTCGGCTCGAGGGCTCCGGCTATCCCGGCTTCTTCGAGGTGCGCGGCGAGGTGTTCCTCCGCTCGGCCGATTTCGAGGCGCTCAACGAGCGACAGCACGAGCTGCAGGCCGCCTTCGAGACCGAATGGGTCGCGAAGGGCAGGCCGGCCGACGCGATCCCGACGCGGTACGCCGAGTTCGCGAACGCCCGCAACACCGCCGCGGGCAGCCTCCGCCAGCGGCGCGAGAACAAGAGCGAGACCGACCTCGTGCTCATGCGCGAGCGCCTCGGGCGGCTCTCGCTCTACCTGCACGGCATCGGCGCGTGGGCGCACCCCGACGTCGCGGCCCAATCTGAGATCTACGGCCTGCTCGCCTCGTGGGGGCTGCCGGTCTCCCCGCACTCGCGCGTCTTCGGCAGCGTCGACGAGGTCGCCGGGTACATCGCCGACCGCGGCGAGCACCGGCACGACGTCGAGCACGAGATCGACGGCATCGTCGTCAAGATCGACGAGCTCGAACTGCACGACGAGCTCGGCGCAACGAGCCGGGCCCCGCGCTGGGCGATCGCCTACAAGTACCCGCCAGAAGAGGTGCACACGAAGCTGCTCGACATCGTCGTCGGCGTCGGCCGCACGGGCCGGGCGACACCGTACGCGGTCATGGAGCCCGTCAAGGTGGCCGGCAGCACCGTGCGTCAGGCGACCCTGCACAACCAGCAGGTCGTGCGTGCGAAGGGCGTGCTCATCGGCGACACGGTCGTGCTGCGCAAGGCCGGCGACGTGATCCCCGAGATCCTGGGCGCAGTCGAGCAACTGCGCGACGGCAACGAGGTCGAGTGGCACATGCCAGAGGTCTGCCCCGAATGCGGCACGCCGCTCCGGGCCATGAAGGAGGGCGACATCGACCTGCGGTGCCCGAACGCGGAGTCGTGCCCGGCGCAGGTGCGCGGGCGCGTCGAGCACATCGGCTCACGCGGAGGCCTCGACATCGAGGCGCTCGGCGAGGTCACCGCGGCAGCGCTCACGCAGCCCTCGTTCCCGGCCGAACCGCCCCTCCCGACCGAGGCGCGACTGTTCGAGCTCACGCTCGACGAGCTCGTGCCGATCGAGGTCGTCGTGCGCGATGCCGAGACCGGTGAGGCCAAGCTCGACGAGGCGACCGGTGAACCGGTCAGGCGCGCGCCGTTCCAGAAGGTCCGCATCACCTACCCGCCCGGCACCGAGACGCTGACGCCGGCCGAGCGGCGATCCGCCGGCGTGAAGAAGGACTTCCGCGAGGTCGGCCCGTCCGAGGCGGCGACCAAGCTCCTCGCCGAGCTCGAGAAGGCCAAGACGAAGCCCCTCTGGCGGCTCATCGTCTCGTTGAATATCCGTCACGTGGGTCCGGTCGCCGCGCGAGCGCTCGCGGACTGGTTCGGCTCCCTCGAGAGCGTCCGCGCCGCGACGCGCGACGAACTCGCCGAGGTCGACGGCGTCGGGGGCATCATCGCCGACTCGCTGCTCGAGTGGTTCGAGGTCGAGTGGCACCGCGAGATCATCGACCGGTGGACGGCGGCTGGGGTGAAGTGGCAGACCGACGGCCATCCGGGTCCGGGGGCCGCGGCCGCCGCCGGGGGCGTGCTCGCCGGTCTCACGGTGGTCGCGACCGGGTCGCTTGAGGGGTTCACCCGCGAGGGCGCCCAGGAGGCGATCATCAACGCGGGCGGCAAGGCGGCGTCGAGCGTCTCGAAGAAGACGGACTTCGTCGCGGCCGGGCCCGGTGCAGGGTCCAAGCTCGCCAAGGCCGAAGAACTCGGACTCCGCGTGCTCGATGCCGCGCAGTTCGCCATACTCGTGACACAGGGGCCCGCAGCGCTCGACGAGTAG